One Choristoneura fumiferana chromosome 25, NRCan_CFum_1, whole genome shotgun sequence genomic region harbors:
- the LOC141442388 gene encoding uncharacterized protein, giving the protein MQKVIIDVLLIFFIVFTLSTRCFAYLEDPIDYGINYEDPTEQSYIPIKLMPHELTEAMDLFQFTADRARKQVRDGILTQEETLNVQVFMSQVLDDILDFVQDPNNAYNFLNAQGFDKIVTRNLGVPFDVLRGRLLVLIKTLFDVAPTTTKTVIPLGILDKLVDIFEQDDSLMIKFQAMEIMSIWLPNNVQAQERVMKQRGLEPFYKQISKLDVPSITMILKLFNNIITEHMTARNKKIQKSKVDYTTLKRYQRIALIERMSTPAVCNGLLNILADIWPFATEGNDTLPLVVDLIQNIKPHCYKVFKGRSKAIALISQILSYLRDPTQHAYFESLNLNVTEVNNSLTDFVENIKAIPRFEL; this is encoded by the exons ATGCAGAAAGTAATAATCGATGTtctattgatattttttatcgtGTTTACGCTAAGTACACGTTGCTTCGCTTATTTAGAGGATCCTATAGATTACGGAATAA ATTATGAAGATCCCACGGAGCAGTCGTACATTCCGATTAAGCTCATGCCTCACGAACTAACAGAAGCCATGGACTTGTTCCAATTCACAGCCGACAGAGCCAGAAAACAGGTCCGAGACGGCATCCTCACCCAAGAAGAAACCCTAAATGTACAAGTCTTCATGTCCCAGGTACTCGACGACATCTTAGACTTTGTCCAGGACCCCAACAATGCCTATAACTTCCTAAACGCACAGGGTTTCGACAAAATTGTGACCAGAAACTTAGGAGTGCCCTTTGACGTCCTGCGAGGCCGGCTACTAGTTCTAATTAAAACTTTGTTCGACGTCGCGCCGACGACAACCAAAACTGTCATCCCTCTGGGGATATTAGATAAACTGGTGGATATCTTCGAACAGGACGACAGCTTGATGATCAAATTTCAGGCTATGGAAATCATGTCCATCTGGTTGCCAAATAACGTGCAAGCGCAGGAGCGCGTGATGAAACAAAGAGGTTTGGAACCTTTCTACAAACAGATATCTAAGCTAGACGTTCCTTCGATCACTATGATCTTGAAACTCTTCAACAATATTATAACCGAGCACATGACAGCGAGGAATAAGAAAATACAGAAGAGCAAAGTCGATTATACGACTTTGAAACGGTACCAGAGAATCGCTTTGATCGAGAGAATGTCTACGCCGGCGGTATGCAATGGTTTGCTAAATATATTGGCGGATATTTGGCCATTTGCGACGGAGGGAAACGATACTTTGCCCCTGGTCGTCGATCTGATTCAGAACATCAAACCTCACTGCTATAAAGTATTTAAAGGCAGATCGAAAGCGATAGCTTTGATTAGTCAAATTTTAAGCTACTTGAGAGATCCGACTCAGCACGCATATTTTGaaagtttgaatttgaatgtgACAGAAGTGAATAATAGTTTAACTGATTTTGTTGAGAATATAAAAGCCATACCGCGCTTCGAACTCTGA